A window of Lacibacter sediminis contains these coding sequences:
- the bshA gene encoding N-acetyl-alpha-D-glucosaminyl L-malate synthase BshA, with translation MKIGIVCYPTFGGSGVLATELGKALAEKGHMVHFITYQQPVRLSGFFTNIFYHEVRVPHYPLFDYPPYETTLASTMVDVVLNNDLDLLHVHYAIPHASAAYMAKQILKKKGKDIPVITTLHGTDITLVGKDKTFEPVVTFSINESDAITAVSNNLRKETYHSFAIEKEIEVIHNFVDVQRFDKKPLDAFRKVLAPNGEKIIAHASNFRKVKRVNDIIRIFANINKVVPSKLLMVGDGPDRPGAEELCRELGICDDVRFLGKQQEMEEILAISDMFMLTSEYESFGLSALEAMAAGVPVLSSNAGGIPEINIHGETGFMANIGDVEELSRLGIELLKNDDLLQYCKQKAKEQAAKFDIHYIVPLYEELYERFVNVSATP, from the coding sequence ATGAAAATAGGTATCGTTTGTTATCCCACGTTTGGCGGTAGCGGTGTGTTGGCAACAGAATTAGGGAAAGCATTGGCAGAGAAAGGGCATATGGTTCACTTTATTACGTACCAGCAACCGGTTCGCCTGAGTGGTTTCTTCACGAATATCTTTTACCACGAAGTGCGTGTGCCACATTATCCCTTGTTCGATTATCCACCTTATGAAACTACCTTGGCAAGTACAATGGTGGATGTGGTGCTCAACAACGACCTTGATCTTTTGCATGTACACTATGCCATTCCGCATGCATCGGCTGCCTATATGGCCAAACAGATCTTAAAGAAAAAAGGAAAAGATATCCCGGTTATCACAACCCTTCACGGCACAGATATTACACTGGTGGGAAAAGATAAAACTTTTGAACCTGTAGTTACTTTTTCCATCAATGAAAGTGATGCTATCACAGCAGTGTCAAATAACCTGCGCAAAGAAACCTATCATTCCTTCGCTATTGAAAAAGAAATAGAAGTGATCCACAACTTTGTGGATGTACAACGCTTCGATAAAAAACCATTGGATGCTTTCCGTAAAGTGCTGGCACCAAACGGCGAAAAGATCATTGCACACGCCAGTAACTTCCGTAAAGTAAAACGGGTGAATGATATCATCCGCATTTTTGCCAATATCAATAAAGTTGTTCCTTCTAAATTATTGATGGTGGGCGATGGACCAGACAGACCGGGTGCTGAAGAACTCTGCCGTGAATTAGGTATTTGTGATGATGTTCGTTTTCTTGGTAAGCAACAGGAGATGGAAGAGATCCTTGCTATTTCCGATATGTTCATGCTTACATCAGAATATGAAAGCTTTGGTTTATCAGCATTGGAAGCAATGGCAGCTGGTGTTCCGGTTCTGTCGAGCAATGCCGGCGGCATTCCTGAGATCAACATTCATGGTGAAACAGGTTTTATGGCCAACATTGGCGATGTGGAAGAACTGAGCCGTCTTGGAATTGAGTTGTTGAAGAATGATGATCTTTTACAATACTGCAAACAAAAAGCAAAGGAACAAGCAGCAAAATTTGATATTCACTACATTGTTCCTTTGTATGAAGAGTTATACGAACGTTTTGTAAACGTATCAGCGACCCCTTAA
- a CDS encoding M20/M25/M40 family metallo-hydrolase, with protein MRTIKVVMAFCLLGFSANAQNKDSAMFKRIADDIFTNSKAYDNLRFLCKQVGPRLSGSPQAEKSVKETFRMMKELGADTVYLQECMVPHWVRGAKESALLVDDKGTTFSLNICALGNSVGTGKKGLKAEVIEVRSFAELDALGEKGVKGKIVFYNFPMNPTNVETFRSYGEAGQFRGRGPSMAAKYGAVGAMVRSLASNIDDYPHTGTTTYNDSFPKIPAIAVSTRHAEYVSAELKKKKGLQMYFRTECEMLPDVKSHNVIGEIRGTEFPNEVITVGGHLDSWDLAEGAHDDGAGCVQSMEIIRVYKKLGIKPKRTIRVVMFMNEENGLRGGRKYAEVATAEKNKKFIFALESDAGGFTPRAFGFTAEEPVLNKLRNWVPLFKPYGVYEFSAGGGGADIGPLRPLGTTLAGLRPDSQRYFDHHHAANDTFEMVSKRELELGAINMVLLLYVVDQYGL; from the coding sequence ATGAGAACAATTAAAGTAGTAATGGCCTTCTGTTTATTAGGCTTTTCAGCAAATGCACAAAACAAAGATTCGGCTATGTTTAAACGCATTGCCGACGATATTTTCACCAACAGTAAAGCATACGACAATCTGCGTTTTCTCTGTAAACAAGTGGGACCAAGATTAAGTGGCTCACCACAGGCAGAAAAATCCGTGAAAGAAACGTTTCGCATGATGAAAGAACTGGGTGCCGATACTGTGTACCTGCAGGAATGTATGGTGCCCCATTGGGTGCGTGGTGCAAAAGAAAGCGCACTATTGGTTGATGATAAAGGCACTACTTTTTCTCTCAACATTTGTGCGCTTGGTAATAGTGTTGGCACAGGCAAAAAAGGTTTGAAGGCTGAAGTAATTGAAGTGCGTTCGTTCGCCGAACTGGATGCGTTGGGAGAGAAAGGCGTGAAAGGAAAGATCGTGTTTTATAATTTTCCCATGAATCCAACCAATGTTGAAACCTTCCGTTCGTATGGCGAAGCAGGCCAGTTTCGTGGCCGTGGTCCATCAATGGCAGCGAAGTATGGTGCAGTTGGCGCAATGGTTCGTTCACTTGCAAGTAACATTGATGATTATCCGCATACAGGTACAACAACGTATAACGATTCATTTCCGAAAATTCCGGCTATTGCTGTTTCAACCCGTCATGCAGAATATGTAAGTGCTGAGTTGAAAAAGAAAAAGGGGCTGCAAATGTATTTCCGAACAGAATGTGAAATGTTGCCTGATGTAAAAAGCCATAATGTAATTGGAGAGATCAGAGGAACAGAATTTCCAAACGAAGTAATAACTGTTGGAGGTCATCTTGATTCATGGGATCTGGCAGAAGGGGCACATGATGATGGTGCAGGTTGTGTGCAGAGCATGGAAATAATCCGTGTCTATAAAAAACTCGGCATTAAACCTAAGCGCACGATTCGTGTAGTGATGTTTATGAATGAAGAAAATGGTTTACGTGGCGGTCGTAAGTATGCTGAGGTAGCAACAGCAGAAAAAAATAAGAAATTCATTTTTGCATTGGAAAGCGATGCAGGAGGTTTTACGCCAAGAGCATTTGGTTTTACAGCAGAAGAACCGGTGTTAAATAAACTCCGCAATTGGGTGCCGTTGTTTAAGCCATATGGTGTGTATGAATTTTCAGCCGGTGGAGGTGGAGCAGATATTGGTCCGTTGAGACCATTAGGTACAACACTTGCCGGGCTTCGTCCTGATTCACAACGTTACTTCGATCATCACCATGCAGCCAACGATACTTTCGAAATGGTGAGCAAACGTGAACTGGAACTTGGTGCAATCAATATGGTGTTGCTGTTGTATGTAGTTGATCAATACGGGTTATAA
- a CDS encoding peptide ligase PGM1-related protein translates to MPDIIQQHPSIESEPSIAHVHTLSAKDKALFNELKEQLREQFRITFPDKLAPRTVVVIPSLTLDHTILSKVKGHVFYEERLLCLLMLLRMPRTRVIYVTSVPIDPAIIDYYLHLLPGITGYHARQRLILLSCFDASSTPLTEKILQRPRMIERIKQLIDPNSPAHITCFNVTEHEQSLALQLQIPLYGCDPELNYLGTKSASRKLFKSLNILTPDGFEDVKNKAEVIDCLTSLKQQKPALRKAVVKMNDGFSGEGNAVFSYEGAPTDDSLPSWLAEHIDQQLKIVAANLTSELFFKKFEQMEGIVEEFLEAEIITSPSVQCLIDPAGNASVLSTHDQMLGGENSQVFLGATFPADKIYAREIGRLGFVIAEGLKEKGVLGRFAVDFMSVKVDNEFKHYAIEINLRKGGTTHPYLMLQFLTEGDYDPEKGEYFMPDGKKRYYFATDNLQRDCYKGLTPHDLIDIAMLNDLHYSNAQEEGVMFHLISALSQFGKVGLVSIGRTPERAVEYYKKVVEVLNKECE, encoded by the coding sequence ATGCCCGACATCATACAGCAACATCCATCAATAGAAAGTGAGCCGTCAATCGCTCATGTTCATACATTGAGTGCAAAAGACAAAGCATTGTTCAATGAGTTAAAAGAACAGCTTCGTGAACAGTTCAGAATAACTTTTCCTGATAAGCTGGCACCACGAACCGTTGTGGTCATTCCAAGTCTTACATTGGATCACACCATTCTTTCAAAAGTTAAAGGGCATGTGTTTTATGAAGAGCGTTTGCTTTGCCTGCTCATGTTGTTACGTATGCCACGCACAAGAGTTATTTACGTAACAAGTGTGCCCATTGATCCGGCGATCATTGATTACTACCTGCACCTGTTACCGGGCATTACAGGTTATCATGCAAGACAGCGGTTAATTCTGCTTAGTTGTTTTGATGCTTCTTCAACACCACTCACTGAAAAAATTCTGCAAAGGCCGAGAATGATTGAACGAATCAAACAACTGATCGACCCAAACTCGCCTGCACATATTACCTGCTTCAATGTAACAGAACATGAACAGTCACTTGCGTTACAATTACAAATTCCATTATATGGTTGCGATCCTGAGTTGAATTATTTAGGAACAAAAAGTGCAAGTAGAAAATTATTCAAATCATTGAACATACTTACACCAGATGGGTTTGAAGATGTAAAAAATAAAGCAGAAGTGATCGATTGTCTTACATCACTCAAACAACAAAAACCAGCATTAAGAAAAGCAGTTGTAAAAATGAACGATGGCTTTTCGGGTGAAGGCAATGCAGTGTTCTCATATGAAGGTGCCCCGACTGATGATTCATTACCAAGCTGGTTAGCTGAGCACATTGATCAGCAATTAAAAATTGTAGCTGCCAACCTTACAAGTGAACTGTTCTTTAAAAAGTTTGAGCAGATGGAAGGCATCGTAGAAGAATTTTTGGAAGCAGAGATTATTACATCACCATCTGTTCAATGTTTGATCGATCCGGCCGGGAATGCATCGGTACTATCAACCCATGATCAAATGCTGGGAGGCGAAAACAGCCAGGTATTTTTAGGTGCTACCTTTCCGGCGGATAAAATTTATGCAAGAGAGATCGGCCGTTTAGGATTTGTTATTGCAGAAGGCTTAAAGGAGAAAGGCGTACTTGGTCGTTTTGCAGTTGACTTTATGAGTGTAAAAGTGGACAATGAATTTAAACATTATGCCATTGAGATCAACTTACGGAAAGGCGGTACTACTCATCCATATTTAATGTTGCAGTTTTTAACTGAAGGTGATTATGATCCTGAAAAAGGAGAATACTTTATGCCCGATGGAAAGAAGCGCTATTATTTTGCGACCGATAATCTGCAACGTGATTGTTATAAAGGATTAACTCCGCATGACCTGATCGATATTGCCATGCTGAACGATCTGCATTACAGCAATGCGCAGGAAGAAGGTGTGATGTTTCACCTGATCAGTGCGCTCTCTCAGTTCGGGAAAGTTGGATTGGTTTCTATTGGCCGCACACCAGAAAGAGCAGTTGAGTACTATAAGAAAGTGGTTGAAGTATTAAACAAAGAGTGTGAATGA